A genome region from Anopheles stephensi strain Indian chromosome 2, UCI_ANSTEP_V1.0, whole genome shotgun sequence includes the following:
- the LOC118506887 gene encoding sphingomyelin phosphodiesterase-like: protein MGRVAVVSSLVIVAAVIGSIASYQVKPANYAKLVEKQKKFDEAFEKEFYVEHTKYVETGERSERLEEMFEHMRQQPDMFRMEMDNHPLPYLTTECTACRALVTTYLTYRRVLGWDRDRIAAQAASTCETLNILTPANCVKIVNKNIDILLYIIDNRPSLSAQTICGIIFQSGTCVLEDPAFLNWSINVPAGGRPITGSKTSPNRGASDIKIIHITDVHYDPHYRTGYNAVCGEPCCCREGQGIPSNPADGAGEWGDYRDCDSPWKAVEDAVRAAARQHPDAAYVYHTGDIIDHGVWETTVAGNIVSMTRTLQLFRDVFGSKPVYSVLGNHENNPTNVFAPSYIDRTDFSASWLYDFSADQWSTWLPTATQQTIRQGGFYTALVRPGFRIIGMNNNDAYTFNWWILYDPTYLQAQLQWVHDTLLQAEAAGEKVHILAHIPIGTGTSYRTWARQYRRILDRFWDVITAHFHGHTHADEFNVFYSLANPQHAISVGFNGGGTVPFSNYNPNYVVYYVNPQTYQVTDFESWYFNLTEANQNPNRSPIWTQLYSFSRDFQLSNVSPASLDGLVRRFASNPTDLRRYWEMKVKRGDPFLAAGCDGDCLLNHLCEIVTNEANDDSKCNALAAIFRNLDDELFNEEK, encoded by the exons ATGGGACGCGTTGCGGTCGTTTCCTCGTTGGTGATAGTGGCGGCGGTGATCGGATCGATCGCCAGCTACCAGGTGAAACCGGCCAACTACGCCAAACTGGtggagaagcagaagaagtttGACG AGGCATTCGAGAAAGAGTTCTACGTGGAACATACCAAGTATGTGGAGACGGGTGAGCGATCGGAGCGACTGGAGGAGATGTTCGAGCATATGCGCCAGCAGCCCGACATGTTCCGGATGGAGATGGACAATCATCCTCTACCGTACCTGACCACGGAATGTACGGCCTGCCGTGCCTTGGTCACTACCTACCTCACCTACCGTCGTGTGCTCGGTTGGGATCGCGATCGTATTGCGGCCCAGGCGGCTTCTACCTGCGAAACGCTTAACATCCTAACTCCGGCCAACTGCGTGAAGATTGTCAACAAGAACATCGACATCTTGCTCTACATCATCGACAACCGTCCGTCCTTGTCGGCGCAGACCATCTGTGGCATCATCTTCCAGTCGGGAACGTGCGTGCTGGAAGATCCAGCCTTCCTGAACTGGTCGATCAATGTGCCAGCCGGAGGACGTCCAATTACGGGCTCCAAGACTTCGCCGAACCGTGGCGCCAGTGACATCAAGATCATCCACATCACGGACGTGCATTACGATCCTCACTATCGTACCGGATATAACGCGGTGTGCGGTgagccgtgctgttgccgcgAGGGACAAGGCATTCCATCCAATCCGGCTGACGGCGCTGGTGAGTGGGGAGACTACCGGGATTGTGACTCTCCCTGGAAGGCGGTTGAGGATGCTGTCCGTGCTGCTGCCCGCCAACATCCGGATGCTGCGTACGTATACCACACCGGAGACATTATCGATCATGGCGTGTGGGAGACGACTGTCGCAGGCAATATCGTCTCGATGACTCGCACTCTTCAGCTGTTCCGGGACGTGTTTGGCAGTAAGCCTGTTTACTCCGTGCTCGGCAATCACGAGAATAACCCCACGAACGTGTTCGCTCCGAGCTACATCGATCGGACCGACTTTTCTGCCAGCTGGTTGTACGATTTCTCCGCAGACCAGTGGTCCACCTGGTTGCCAACGGCCACGCAGCAAACTATCCGCCAGGGTGGCTTCTACACCGCGCTGGTCCGTCCCGGGTTCCGTATCATCGGCATGAACAACAACGACGCGTACACGTTCAACTGGTGGATTCTGTACGATCCAACCTACCTTCAAGCACAGCTTCAGTGGGTGCACGATACGCTCCTGCAGGCGGAAGCAGCTGGCGAGAAGGTGCACATCCTGGCCCACATCCCGATCGGTACTGGAACGAGCTATCGCACCTGGGCTCGTCAGTATCGTCGCATTCTGGATCGCTTCTGGGATGTCATCACGGCTCACTTCCACGGACATACGCACGCCGATGAGTTCAATGTGTTCTACTCACTGGCCAACCCGCAGCATGCCATCAGCGTTGGCTTCAACGGTGGCGGTACCGTACCGTTCAGCAACTACAACCCCAACTACGTGGTGTACTACGTCAACCCGCAAACTTAC CAAGTGACGGACTTTGAATCGTGGTACTTCAACCTGACCGAAGCGAACCAGAACCCGAACCGTAGCCCCATCTGGACGCAGCTGTACTCGTTCAGCCGGGACTTCCAGCTGTCGAACGTGAGCCCTGCCTCGCTCGATGGGCTggtccgccggtttgcctcGAACCCGACCGATCTGCGCCGCTACTGGGAGATGAAGGTGAAGCGGGGCGATCCGTTCCTGGCCGCCGGTTGCGATGGGGACTGCCTGCTGAACCATCTGTGCGAGATCGTCACCAACGAGGCGAACGATGACAGCAAGTGTAACGCGCTCGCTGCCATCTTCCGCAACCTGGACGACGAGCTGTTTAACGAGGAAAAATAA